In the genome of Neisseria animaloris, one region contains:
- a CDS encoding replication-associated recombination protein A: MPDLFSRQPDAPLAERLRPHTLDEVIGQQHLIGAGKPLRVAVEGGKPHSMLLWGPPGVGKTTLARILAQSFHAQFLPVSAVFSGVKDIREAIEKAEIALQQGQSTILFVDEVHRFNKAQQDAFLPHVESGLLTFIGATTENPSFEVNPALLSRAQVYVLQSLSPADLQQLTDKVFALPEYADMSISKDALELLINTADGDARRLLNLLEQLLRAAQTQNITELSSEFLADSLGTQIRRFDKGGESFYNQISALHKSVRGSHPNASLYWFCRMLDGGADPRYLARRIVRMAWEDIGLADPRAMQIANEAAATYERLGSPEGELALAQAVLYLAAAAKSNAGYKAYNQMREFVKKNASDEVPVHLRNAPTKLMKELGYGHEYRYAHDEPNAYAAGETYMPDGLPEPDFYQPAPRGLEIKISEKLAWLKKLDEDSNK; encoded by the coding sequence ATGCCGGATTTATTTTCCCGTCAACCCGACGCGCCGCTCGCAGAACGCTTACGCCCGCATACATTGGACGAAGTAATCGGGCAACAACACCTTATAGGCGCAGGCAAGCCGCTCAGGGTCGCCGTTGAAGGCGGCAAGCCCCATTCCATGTTGTTGTGGGGGCCGCCCGGTGTTGGCAAAACCACTCTGGCACGGATTTTGGCACAAAGTTTTCATGCCCAGTTTCTGCCTGTATCCGCCGTATTTTCCGGTGTGAAAGATATCCGCGAAGCCATTGAAAAAGCAGAAATCGCTTTGCAACAAGGGCAATCGACGATTCTATTTGTCGACGAAGTACATCGTTTCAACAAAGCCCAACAAGACGCTTTCTTACCGCATGTCGAGAGCGGCCTGCTTACCTTTATCGGGGCCACTACGGAAAACCCGTCATTTGAAGTTAACCCCGCTTTGCTCAGCCGTGCCCAAGTATATGTGCTGCAATCTTTAAGCCCTGCCGATTTGCAACAACTCACCGATAAAGTCTTTGCCCTGCCCGAATACGCCGACATGAGTATCAGCAAAGATGCCCTTGAGTTACTGATTAATACGGCCGATGGCGATGCCCGCCGTCTGCTCAACCTATTGGAACAACTCTTACGTGCCGCCCAAACACAAAATATTACCGAACTCAGCTCGGAATTCCTTGCCGACAGCCTCGGCACGCAAATCCGTCGTTTCGATAAAGGCGGCGAAAGTTTCTACAATCAAATTTCCGCATTACACAAATCCGTGCGAGGCTCCCATCCCAATGCTTCACTATATTGGTTTTGCCGCATGCTCGACGGAGGAGCCGACCCGCGCTATCTTGCCCGCCGCATTGTACGCATGGCTTGGGAAGACATCGGTTTAGCCGACCCGCGTGCCATGCAAATCGCCAACGAGGCCGCCGCTACTTATGAACGCTTAGGTTCCCCTGAAGGCGAACTTGCCCTTGCGCAAGCCGTGTTGTATCTGGCTGCGGCCGCAAAATCCAACGCGGGATACAAAGCCTATAACCAAATGCGTGAATTTGTGAAAAAAAATGCCAGCGATGAAGTGCCTGTACATTTACGTAATGCTCCGACCAAACTCATGAAAGAATTAGGATACGGGCACGAATACCGTTATGCCCATGATGAACCTAACGCCTATGCCGCAGGCGAAACCTATATGCCCGACGGTTTGCCCGAACCTGATTTTTACCAACCTGCACCGCGGGGATTGGAAATCAAAATCAGTGAAAAACTGGCTTGGCTGAAAAAACTGGATGAAGATTCAAACAAGTGA
- the thrC gene encoding threonine synthase: protein MKYISTRGETAYKPFSEVLLMGLAPDGGLMLPETYPQIDAVTLEKWRGLSYSELAFEIMSLFVTDIPTDDLRGILDRTYTSEVFNGAEITPVRTLSDGIKIQALSNGPTLAFKDMAMQFLGNAFEYVLAKEGKTLNILGATSGDTGSAAEYALRGKKGINVFMLSPEGKMSDFQRAQMFSLQDENIHNIAVEGMFDDCQDIVKAVQNDAEFKAEYQIGTVNSINWGRIVAQVVYYFVGYFKATQSNEQKVSFCVPSGNFGNVCAGHIARMMGLPIGRLIVATNENDVLDEFFKTGRYLPRTAEHTMVTSSPSMDISKASNFERFIFDLTDRDAARVRALWAQVGAGEGFDLSAQLDKIRHQYGFVSGKSTHQDRLQTIAEVYKTDGELIDPHTADGIKVAREVREVGEIVVCLETALAAKFENTIREAVGEVAVPRPAALAGLEKLPQRVQVVPNDTDAVKAIISKVCKK from the coding sequence ATGAAATACATCAGCACCCGCGGCGAAACTGCGTATAAACCGTTTAGTGAAGTTTTACTGATGGGGCTGGCACCCGATGGCGGGTTGATGCTGCCGGAAACCTATCCGCAAATCGATGCGGTTACTTTGGAAAAATGGCGAGGTTTGAGTTATTCTGAATTGGCTTTTGAAATCATGAGTTTGTTCGTAACCGATATCCCTACCGACGATTTACGCGGCATTCTCGACCGCACTTACACCTCCGAAGTATTTAACGGTGCGGAAATCACACCTGTGCGCACACTTTCAGACGGCATCAAGATTCAAGCACTTTCAAACGGCCCGACCCTTGCGTTTAAAGACATGGCCATGCAGTTTTTGGGCAATGCTTTCGAATATGTGTTGGCAAAAGAAGGCAAAACGCTGAATATCCTCGGTGCCACCAGTGGTGACACCGGTTCGGCGGCCGAATACGCCTTGCGCGGCAAAAAAGGCATTAACGTTTTCATGTTGTCTCCCGAAGGCAAAATGAGCGATTTCCAACGCGCGCAAATGTTCAGCCTTCAAGATGAAAACATTCACAATATTGCAGTGGAAGGCATGTTTGATGATTGCCAAGACATTGTAAAAGCCGTTCAAAATGATGCCGAATTTAAGGCCGAATACCAAATTGGTACTGTAAACTCGATTAACTGGGGCCGTATTGTGGCTCAAGTGGTGTATTACTTCGTCGGTTATTTCAAAGCTACACAAAGTAATGAGCAAAAAGTAAGTTTCTGCGTGCCGAGCGGTAATTTCGGTAACGTGTGTGCAGGCCATATCGCCCGCATGATGGGCTTGCCGATCGGCCGTTTGATTGTGGCAACCAATGAAAATGACGTACTTGATGAGTTTTTTAAAACCGGCCGTTACCTGCCGCGCACGGCCGAGCACACTATGGTAACGTCCAGCCCTTCGATGGATATTTCCAAAGCCTCTAATTTCGAGCGCTTTATCTTCGATTTAACCGATAGGGATGCTGCCCGAGTGCGTGCTTTGTGGGCGCAAGTAGGTGCGGGAGAAGGTTTCGATTTAAGTGCGCAGCTTGATAAAATCCGCCATCAATACGGTTTTGTATCCGGCAAAAGCACGCACCAAGATCGCCTGCAAACCATTGCCGAGGTATATAAAACCGATGGCGAGTTGATTGACCCGCACACTGCCGATGGCATCAAAGTGGCGCGTGAAGTACGTGAAGTGGGCGAAATCGTCGTATGCTTGGAAACGGCGCTGGCCGCGAAGTTTGAAAATACCATCCGCGAGGCCGTGGGAGAAGTAGCCGTGCCGCGCCCCGCTGCG